The DNA sequence ATATCTGTATGTCTCTACGTTTATCATTTTTACTGCGGGACCCTAGCTGAAGGACACTGGGACTATCCATGTACTATCGGACACAAGCTGCAGGATAACGGGACTATCCATTCATTGTCGAAAACAAGCTGCATGGCAGCGGGACTATCCATATACTATAGGACACAAGCTGCAAGATAGCGAGACTGTCCATTTATTGTTGAACACAAGCTGCATGAAAACATGATTATCCTTCCATTATCGGACACAAGCTGCAGGATAGCACGACTACCCAACACAGGCTGCATGATAGCatatatttaataaatgttCAATAGGCAAGGTGCAATTGTGAAGATTCGCATTCTAAATTTCACTTTAATCGATTTACTTTttggtttaaagtgaaattcactggcacgttttcactgcaaacagacgtTATACAGTTTCTTACATACCATGGTGAGATAACAGCTAAGAAtttgtaaataaaaataataattcatatattttatcaataatACCCATCTGCACAGAAACAACAGCTGACACACAAACCGCCTTGTCGCCCAGGAGCTGAAATTCTTCCGCGCAGTGACCTATTTTTTACTGTCAATGATCAGTCCGCGGCGCGTGCGCGGTGACGAGGCGGAGTACACGAGGCACGCGATCACGGAGCGAGTTACAGCAGGTTATGGAAATATGGGCAACCCTCGGCAGCTCGACGTGGCTCTCATCCGAGCAATTATGGACCATCCAGTCTTCTACGATAAAAACTCCTGGGGCTATAACGATATCGAAGCCAAGGAAAGACTATGGACGAAGATCGCTGCCGATCTGAACTTGGAAGGTGAGACGCTACCTAGGTCACGGTGACACGAGCGCCCCAAACAACACGCCCTGGTTGTTACTGTTAGATTGGGTCAGTTGTAAGATTGTCATGTCCCGCGATCTGTGAAACACAGACAATATGTCATAAATTTTGTGCACGTGAATCAAGATTATGTTTTAACCACATTGATAAGCCTGAGCGTGATCGCTGGGCGAGCTGGGGTGCTTTACGAAGCCACGATGAATTCCTTAGGCTTAGAAGACATATGTAGTCCTGTCTTTTAGTGAGCTCAGCTACATTTCCataaaaatacaaaagtaaATGCAGAAATTCCCATGTTCCACAAAATACCGTGAATGAATTTCACAGGGCTATTAAAAGACTTACCAACTCCTATCGATTAGTCGTGTGACGAGGGCAGGTCACTCGTGATTACAACATACACTGCCGATCGGGGATTGCGGGCACGGGAGTCATGTGACCTGTGTTTGCGTGTCCTCAGCGGGGAATCCCCTCCAGTGAATCCGCATCGTCGTTTCACATTTGCAGCGAGTTAGTTATCTGGACTAATGCTTTGTCCCTGAATGTATAATTATAGTTTTGATAGTAATATATAAACCAGTGAGTTGGGAGATTCAGGGCCTGGGGAAATCtatacttgcttcatttagggctctAGTATTGTCGGGAGGGCTAAGCTTTATGGAAATATTGccggattgtgagacagactaatacTACTAATGACAATTTGTCACGTTTCTATAGCGCCCTATTTGAACCACTTTGTTTTGTAGAATGGAGAGTGTATTGTTCTTGACTGGTGACGGTATACTTTTAAGCCGTTTACATATATTCTTATTACCAACAGTGGCCATATGATAATAAGATCTTTTTAAGTGGTCTGTGGAACTAGTCATTATCATATACACCGGTCTGTGGTCTGTGGTGTAAACCTGTATTAAAATAGCCATTCAGGTTTGTGTTTTGAGAAATACTTACTGGTTTCTTCACAGTGTTAAATACCGTATCCGACCTAAAATACGCTCTTCTCCGTTGGGGGTCATTTCTGTTTGATCATTTCTCCGAGGCAGATTCCGaggtgcaacatatgtcatatttgggatttcactttcttagtaaagttcaAATACTAGTCCTTTTtaaggttgagtcccatccgggattcgaacccgcaccctcagagtcaggcacctaatcgccagcacacaaagtcagtcgcctagcccgctcagccacagcgagttccacaaaaatgaaagtcggacaactggtagtctagactctgtactttgtgtacccctctgatgagtgtttACTGGCACgcctcccacggccgaaagctatgattacacgatgccatttagaaagtggtcaaatgcaacatatgtcatatttgggatttcactttcttagtaacggTTGTGATGTTTTGGTTGTAGTCGATGCCTGCCGAGCGCGCTGGAAGAACCTCCGAGACACCTTCGTGAAGAGTCGTCGGAAGAAACCTCAGTTCAGGAGAGTTGGCACCAAGTTTGTACGGCAGACCTGCGTCAACAGGTGGCGCTACACTGACGAAATGGCGTTCCTCGTCCCCTACCTCAACCTCCGCGAACCTGAGTGAGTAGACCTGCGTTAGTGAGTGAAATAAGTTGAATGCTGCTACCAGTGTTGTCTCAAATTATAGCACTGCCTCTCAGCGAAATGAACGGCGTGTAGGAAAATGGTTCCTGAAACTCCAATGATCTTATATAGGAAACTCGAACCCGCTCAGGCCGGATCCAGACACGtgcaagggaggcaactgttCACATACATTTGCGATGTTTTGGACTAGCTTACTGCTCCAGATCCCCTTAAACTGAAGAGTAGACTACAGCTGTTATATTATGCATTTATGTTACCAGTTCCAGTAATTTATGTTATCAGGATCGTCCCAGGATGCATTTGGATTTATGGATCTAGAGTATAGGTATGATGCCTATCAAGATTTATCACTGGCGGAGCCAATGGGGGCTTCATCCCTGCATCCACCCATGTTCATgccagaaaatatatttaagagttgCTTGAATATATGAGATTCGTTTTCGCCGACACAAGGCATGGAAAGCTTCTCGTTAACATTGAGTTGCCAGTCACATGCCTGAATGTGATTGCACGCACAGAACTGATACCAGGTATCTCAAATTGCAACTATCTGTTTGAGTGCGAAGCAGGATCCTCTGCTCATCAGTGTAGGACATATATCTGGTATTTTATGATGGTTTTCTTTTCAGGAAAACCGACAGCAACATAACCGACGACACAGAGTTCGAAATAACCACTAACGATGACGTGGACCAGGCGGGGTTGGTGCAGCAGGAGGAAGGGGAGACAACCCGGTCAAGTAGGAAGAGAAGCAGAGCGAGTAATCAGACTAGCATCCGACCGTCGTGTTCCTCCCAAGACCCAGAAGAAGCCACAGAGGAGAGGCCGACGAAGGTATACCACCAGCCCATGTTAGCAGTTCCACAGGAGATGGACGATATTGAGTCATTTTTCTACAGCATGGGTCAAAGCGCCCGAAACCTACCAAAACATCTACAGAGTCGCGTGAAGCTGAGAGTGTGTCAGGTCGTAACGGAAGCGGAGTTAGAGTTCCAAACCTCAACAGTTGCAGTGTACAGTGGCGAGCAGACGCTTGATGTGAAGCCTGTCATAGATTTGTATCAGACCTCGTGATCTATATATTCCTCATGGTCGTCATCGATACGTAGTTCCCAGATTCATTTAGGATGGTGCCCTGTCGATGGAGTCAAGACGTGTTTATTTTGAGGACATAAGGTGGTTCACGGAAAATGTGAGCTTTGGATAGACAATGCGGCATAACATTCCGGAGGAACgtttcacaaagtgatcattGTGCCATGACAGCATAATTATTAATTATCGATAAGCGACGTCTCTGTATAGTAGGATGTCTTGGTGAAATGGTCGTCCTTCACGGCGGATGAGTACTATGCCATTGGGCACAAGTATCGTTACACAAACGCACAAGATGCAGAGACTTGAGACGAGTCATTCTTCTGCCACTGTCAGTATGTGGGCACAGTTCACTACAAGACTAGAAATAGTTGTGCAGCCATTTGCCTCGGGGTCTAGGTGAGCACCACAGACATGCTCTCAATAGTACGTGCACACTATTGGTCAGTCTGTGTACTGGAGGTGATGCTTTTCAAACTCAATCTTCCGTTTTTGTTCCACGAATTTATCCAGCCAGGATCGTTGCTATAGTAACCACCTTGGCGACAGTGACATACTGTGTTCCAGACCAGTTTCTGTCTACAGTGTACCGGCCAGGGCACCGTCCATGGACAAGTGCATGGGGAGTTTTCATTTGATATACGTTTTGGTATGAGTAGTCTGTATGAAGCGAAAGGCGGGTGTTTGTAGATATGCATGAAACTTATTTGAATAAATACTATATATCTGTTACAGATACTGTTATTATATTTTCACGCCGAACCTACACGATTAAGGATCATaatattttctgttgttttgttgttgttgttgttgttgtatttgTTGGGTGGGGGTGGAGGGATTGAACATTTCGGGCTTTGGCTGAGTTCATCGATcggatattgctgggatattccGCAGTTTTATCTAATGCCATGTTTAGTAAATTAGTCACACATACAGCACTACACAAAAACTGATCTACCAAcgttcatacacatacattggAGCATCTCCTCGAGAACGACCTAGGTACATCTTCAGTTAACAGGGTTAACGTATCTGCATCTCCTCGAGAACGACCTAGGTACATCTTCAGTTAACAGGGTTAACGTATCTGCATCTCGAGAACGACCTAGGTACATCTTCAGTTAACAGGGTTAACGTATCTGCATCGCCTCGAAGAGTCTTGACCCGAGCCTGTAGTTGGAGTAAAGGATGTGGGGAGGATTCCGACTGTCTCCACGCATAGCAGAAATCCAACATACTTGAGAAGGATTCTtttagatttggtcttcaggAGCCCATGTGTGTCgtgaagcgactaacgggatcgggtggtcaggttcactggcTTGGCAGACACGGCATCATAGAtacagttgcgtagat is a window from the Haliotis asinina isolate JCU_RB_2024 chromosome 9, JCU_Hal_asi_v2, whole genome shotgun sequence genome containing:
- the LOC137295870 gene encoding uncharacterized protein translates to MISPRRVRGDEAEYTRHAITERVTAGYGNMGNPRQLDVALIRAIMDHPVFYDKNSWGYNDIEAKERLWTKIAADLNLEVDACRARWKNLRDTFVKSRRKKPQFRRVGTKFVRQTCVNRWRYTDEMAFLVPYLNLREPEKTDSNITDDTEFEITTNDDVDQAGLVQQEEGETTRSSRKRSRASNQTSIRPSCSSQDPEEATEERPTKVYHQPMLAVPQEMDDIESFFYSMGQSARNLPKHLQSRVKLRVCQVVTEAELEFQTSTVAVYSGEQTLDVKPVIDLYQTS